Proteins from a single region of Neodiprion virginianus isolate iyNeoVirg1 chromosome 4, iyNeoVirg1.1, whole genome shotgun sequence:
- the LOC124303626 gene encoding excitatory amino acid transporter 3-like, whose product MGSKGKPVLDFFQTLSEASMIIMNWVVMIAPIAVVFLIPGKILSIEDFKVMIARLGIYVMTVFIGLIFHGFVTLPLIYFACTRKSPYKIISKIGPAIVTACGTSSSTATVPTTIQCLDRIGIDQKVSRFVAPIGATINMDGIALYEALGAIFIIQLRGLNFSLARIIAISVTCTISCIGAAGLPNGGYVMLVVVLNSVGVPAEDVMLIIAIDCLVDRFRTAINIIGDALCAGIISHYTKDTVDHVDLQDAASTLLGVKDVEKNTKD is encoded by the exons ATGGGGTCAAAAGGAAAGCCAgtattagatttttttcaaacactttcCGAGGCCTCAATGATTATTATGAACTGGGTTGTAAT gATAGCTCCAATCGCAGTGGTTTTCCTGATCCCAGGAAAAATTCTGAGCATAGAAGACTTCAAAGTAATGATTGCTCGATTGGGTATTTACGTTATGACGGTCTTTATTGGTCTAATTTTCCATGGCTTTGTTACTTTGCCACTGATTTATTTCGCGTGTACAAGAAAATCCCCGTACaagattatttcaaaaattggaCCAGCGATTGTTACTGCGTGTGGAACTTCATCGAG TACTGCCACTGTGCCAACTACAATTCAATGCCTTGACAGGATAGGGATTGATCAAAAAGTCTCCAGATTTGTTGCCCCAATTGGCGCTACGATAAATATGGATGGTATTGCACTTTACGAAGCACTTGGAGCAATCTTTATTATACAACTGAgaggattaaatttttcactagCCAGAATAATAGCAATCAG TGTAACGTGCACAATATCATGCATTGGTGCAGCTGGTTTACCGAACGGTGGCTACGTAATGCTAGTGGTGGTATTAAATTCGGTCGGAGTACCAGCTGAGGATGTGATGCTGATCATTGCTATCGATTGTCTAGT AGATCGTTTCCGGACAGCTATCAATATTATTGGAGATGCACTGTGTGCAGGAATTATCTCACACTATACAAAGGACACTGTGGATCATGTCGATTTACAGGATGCAGCATCTACACTCTTAGGTGTTAAggatgtagaaaaaaataccaaggattaa
- the LOC124303588 gene encoding RNA polymerase II-associated protein 1 isoform X3: protein MEPVSLKRPKPGDGEEELFHMQEEFLKSKHEPAAKVINLRQQNRVPIIQTHENPVRKPRSVFAECRRNRYQGKEKTTSQSNSDVLNTQVSEAAIHDNVVQTTVESASNTTTLLSNILLGNIIEKKFAKVFETESCDTLPLNTSATGFPKVFVSEKMLRVEVPNSTNSLFQQQVNKSIQPSNTVNPLDAELHTLSSTNNSVLVEGPWATEIHTANLQRLNNMTKEEIMKEKMILYSTLDPMTIEYIKNRKQKKLQDKEIVGSMQEEMEVVPCKSDTGASFGQQYETASKYHEQVFSEEDDTNIPKPSAEIIQQVEEKGWLHMDRIESEKLKWMEEMPATSNTTQPEEPYNARFDFNGMLLPFTDENLTVDKGLHHHGEEPERPGYSLQELLQLSRSSTQQQRCMALNTLGNIMEKSRKGWYDQALQPPPLPTLNERNIFLLLRFSLDDSSVAIVTATLQALRSFLFSEADEICLDRLMGLGDYKEPCLTVPPTDVKNISILQDHELAQLDTVAAALRSDIILRIRYILSEMRPPPPGVTAALEILARLARYSHEAAVSIASTPQLLGTITQHFIPLTTDRLVSEDAVNDVYGVPVLAAIRFCRILVCYGGRLVAENLYFYKVLNSLLSYITGHSGKHSINLCIESLRLWKMLLLRGVGLESVGGAQFTILSQLQNLLSNHDIGPASELACEHAAALITVAGFEPSLRSHLSTLLSKWSTQLATVPSPTWASTKLVAMTLMSAGDISLMKPLLISQGSNIFSTLCSSSNLLSGLVQITERDPSSLPNLGVLGHEEFPRGCLRHISPSLRDVFNPGYPPQGRISLENCSRPGTGDDVQLLLSGARKSRKSAYLVPAMSQSEATASGFELY, encoded by the exons ATGGAGCCAGTTTCTTTGAAACGACCAAAACCCGGTGACGGAGAGGAGGAGTTATTTCATATGCAAGAAGAGTTTCTAAAGTCCAAACACGAGCCAGCAGCAAAAGTAATAAATCTTCGCCAGCAGAATAGAGTGCCCATCATTCAGACACATGAAAATCCTGTTCGTAAGCCAAGATCAGTTTTTGCAGAATGTAGACGAAACAGATATCAaggtaaagaaaaaacgacATCGCAATCAAACAGTGATGTTTTAAATACTCAAGTCTCTGAAGCAGCAATTCATGATAATGTTGTACAAACGACTGTTGAATCGGCATCGAATACAACAACATTACTGTCCAACATACTTCTGGGAAATATCATAGAAAAGAAGTTTGCAAAGGTTTTTGAAACAGAATCTTGCGATACCTTGCCTTTGAATACATCTGCAACGGGTTTTCCAAAGGTTTTTGTGTCAGAGAAAATGTTACGTGTTgag GTACCAAACAGCACAAATAGCTTGTTCCAACAACAAGTTAACAAATCCATACAACCATCCAACACGGTAAATCCTTTGGATGCAGAATTACACACCTTATCAAGTACAAATAATAGTGTATTAGTTGAAGGACCATGGGCAACAGAAATTCATACAGCTAATCTGCAAAGGCTTAATAATATGacaaaagaagaaattatgaaagagaaaatgatATTGTACTCAACACTAGACCCTATGACGATAGAAtacataaaaaatagaaaacagaaaaaattacaagacaAAGAAATTGTAGGTAGTATGCAAGAAGAAATGGAAGTTGTACCATGTAAATCAGACACAGGGGCCTCTTTTGGCCAGCAATATGAAACTGCAAGTAAATACCATGAACAGGTTTTTTCTGAGGAAGACGATACAAATATCCCAAAACCATCGGcagaaattattcaacaagTGGAAGAGAAGGGCTGGCTTCACATGGACAGGATAGAATCAGAAAAGTTGAAATGGATGGAAGAAATGCCTGCAACATCAAATACTACCCAGCCAGAAGAACCGTACAACGCACGTTTTGACtttaatg GGATGCTGCTTCCATTTACAGATGAAAATCTGACAGTGGACAAAGGTCTCCATCACCATGGAGAAGAGCCCGAACGGCCAGGTTACTCTCTCCAAGAATTATTGCAGTTGAGTAGATCCTCAACACAGCAACAACGTTGCATGGCTCTCAATACTTTGGGAAATATCATGGAAAAGAGCCGTAAAGGATGGTATGACCAGGCTCTGCAACCTCCGCCATTACCTACACTGAATGAGAGGAATATCTTCCTGCTTTTAAGATTTTCATTGGATGATTCTTCCGTTGCTATTGTTACAGCAACTTTGCAAGCACTTAGGTCGTTCCTGTTCAGTGAGGCAGATGAAATATGCTTAGACAGATTAATGGGTCTTGGAGATTACAAAGAGCCTTGTCTTACTGTACCACCAACTGATGTCaaaaatataagtatattgCAAGATCATGAGTTAGCCCAGCTTGATACAGTTGCTGCAGCTCTCAGATCAGACATCATTCTGAGGATCAG atATATACTTAGTGAAATGAGACCACCACCTCCTGGAGTTACAGCAGCTTTAGAAATCTTAGCTCGATTAGCAAGGTATTCTCACGAAGCTGCTGTAAGTATTGCTAGTACTCCACAACTACTGGGTACTATCACACAGCATTTTATCCCACTGACAACCGATCGTTTAG TTTCAGAAGATGCAGTGAATGATGTGTATGGTGTTCCAGTACTAGCCGCTATTCGTTTTTGCCGAATTCTCGTTTGTTACGGTGGCAGATTAGTTGCGGAAAACTTGTATTTCTACAAGGTTTTAAATTCCCTACTATCATACATTACAGGTCACTCTGG AAAGCACAGCATTAATTTATGCATCGAAAGTCTTCGACTCTGGAAAATGTTGTTACTTCGTGGTGTGGGATTGGAAAGTGTTGGTGGTGCTCAATTCACAATATTATCCCAATTGCAAAATTTACTTAGCAACCATGATATCGGACCGGCATCTGAATTGGCATGTGAACATGCAGCTGCACTGATAACTGTCGCTGGATTCGAACCTTCTTTAAGATCGCACCTTTCGACACTGCTCTCTAAATGGAGTACGCAATTGGCAACTGTTCCATCACCGACA TGGGCTAGCACAAAACTTGTCGCAATGACACTAATGTCAGCAGGAGATATTTCCCTCATGAAACCATTGCTGATTTCCCAAGGATCCAATATCTTCTCTACGCTGTG TTCCAGCTCGAACCTACTTAGCGGCCTTGTGCAAATTACGGAACGTGATCCATCATCTCTTCCTAACCTTGGAGTCCTAGGACATGAAG AATTTCCCAGGGGGTGTCTACGGCACATCTCACCCAGCCTCCGGGACGTTTTCAACCCTGGATACCCTCCGCAAGGCCGAATTAGCCTTGAGAATTGCTCACGCCCGGGAACCGGGGATGATGTACAGCTACTGCTATCTGGTGCCCGGAAGTCTCGCAAATCAGCTTACCTCGTGCCGGCAATGTCACAATCCGAAGCTACTGCATCAGGGTTCGAACTGTACTAA
- the LOC124303588 gene encoding RNA polymerase II-associated protein 1 isoform X1 yields MEPVSLKRPKPGDGEEELFHMQEEFLKSKHEPAAKVINLRQQNRVPIIQTHENPVRKPRSVFAECRRNRYQGKEKTTSQSNSDVLNTQVSEAAIHDNVVQTTVESASNTTTLLSNILLGNIIEKKFAKVFETESCDTLPLNTSATGFPKVFVSEKMLRVEVPNSTNSLFQQQVNKSIQPSNTVNPLDAELHTLSSTNNSVLVEGPWATEIHTANLQRLNNMTKEEIMKEKMILYSTLDPMTIEYIKNRKQKKLQDKEIVGSMQEEMEVVPCKSDTGASFGQQYETASKYHEQVFSEEDDTNIPKPSAEIIQQVEEKGWLHMDRIESEKLKWMEEMPATSNTTQPEEPYNARFDFNGMLLPFTDENLTVDKGLHHHGEEPERPGYSLQELLQLSRSSTQQQRCMALNTLGNIMEKSRKGWYDQALQPPPLPTLNERNIFLLLRFSLDDSSVAIVTATLQALRSFLFSEADEICLDRLMGLGDYKEPCLTVPPTDVKNISILQDHELAQLDTVAAALRSDIILRIRYILSEMRPPPPGVTAALEILARLARYSHEAAVSIASTPQLLGTITQHFIPLTTDRLVSEDAVNDVYGVPVLAAIRFCRILVCYGGRLVAENLYFYKVLNSLLSYITGHSGKHSINLCIESLRLWKMLLLRGVGLESVGGAQFTILSQLQNLLSNHDIGPASELACEHAAALITVAGFEPSLRSHLSTLLSKWSTQLATVPSPTWASTKLVAMTLMSAGDISLMKPLLISQGSNIFSTLCSSSNLLSGLVQITERDPSSLPNLGVLGHEGQLLPAVSYNSCIPFLATVLSVLSKSLCKAEIQTILNQPQFKKYINKLESIDWSLERSWYTRMELSLVTQIVRCGTLLGDELNSEMRESIWKLSIKLISALPADAPLYAREMVRTALSREKLQVALLVNDLDKLKFTQTVIEVNLDLPENLVRLYEYFIKCNGSWDQPALPKDWLYLPLVDLYSKCRNDYDYCGFKHVTYYCSADDGRLIAIIFSLELTLPELVEHLSPSVRYSRLLLAYLCDTLFLDQNVSPLLTKTISCLVKRYYKELNFNTEVPGLSSFTDMFTTLCEHFSATSYGNEGFGMTLLVPLAQRHDVHYRKLLWSEHAGALRSLRTPLEMLPMPLQEYLYPVEEDISLIECYLTALAKGIVRREWCPVMYTVALHHTAMNLKEDKSKISMKFKPRVEKLGNIELKKELLNYIPPEY; encoded by the exons ATGGAGCCAGTTTCTTTGAAACGACCAAAACCCGGTGACGGAGAGGAGGAGTTATTTCATATGCAAGAAGAGTTTCTAAAGTCCAAACACGAGCCAGCAGCAAAAGTAATAAATCTTCGCCAGCAGAATAGAGTGCCCATCATTCAGACACATGAAAATCCTGTTCGTAAGCCAAGATCAGTTTTTGCAGAATGTAGACGAAACAGATATCAaggtaaagaaaaaacgacATCGCAATCAAACAGTGATGTTTTAAATACTCAAGTCTCTGAAGCAGCAATTCATGATAATGTTGTACAAACGACTGTTGAATCGGCATCGAATACAACAACATTACTGTCCAACATACTTCTGGGAAATATCATAGAAAAGAAGTTTGCAAAGGTTTTTGAAACAGAATCTTGCGATACCTTGCCTTTGAATACATCTGCAACGGGTTTTCCAAAGGTTTTTGTGTCAGAGAAAATGTTACGTGTTgag GTACCAAACAGCACAAATAGCTTGTTCCAACAACAAGTTAACAAATCCATACAACCATCCAACACGGTAAATCCTTTGGATGCAGAATTACACACCTTATCAAGTACAAATAATAGTGTATTAGTTGAAGGACCATGGGCAACAGAAATTCATACAGCTAATCTGCAAAGGCTTAATAATATGacaaaagaagaaattatgaaagagaaaatgatATTGTACTCAACACTAGACCCTATGACGATAGAAtacataaaaaatagaaaacagaaaaaattacaagacaAAGAAATTGTAGGTAGTATGCAAGAAGAAATGGAAGTTGTACCATGTAAATCAGACACAGGGGCCTCTTTTGGCCAGCAATATGAAACTGCAAGTAAATACCATGAACAGGTTTTTTCTGAGGAAGACGATACAAATATCCCAAAACCATCGGcagaaattattcaacaagTGGAAGAGAAGGGCTGGCTTCACATGGACAGGATAGAATCAGAAAAGTTGAAATGGATGGAAGAAATGCCTGCAACATCAAATACTACCCAGCCAGAAGAACCGTACAACGCACGTTTTGACtttaatg GGATGCTGCTTCCATTTACAGATGAAAATCTGACAGTGGACAAAGGTCTCCATCACCATGGAGAAGAGCCCGAACGGCCAGGTTACTCTCTCCAAGAATTATTGCAGTTGAGTAGATCCTCAACACAGCAACAACGTTGCATGGCTCTCAATACTTTGGGAAATATCATGGAAAAGAGCCGTAAAGGATGGTATGACCAGGCTCTGCAACCTCCGCCATTACCTACACTGAATGAGAGGAATATCTTCCTGCTTTTAAGATTTTCATTGGATGATTCTTCCGTTGCTATTGTTACAGCAACTTTGCAAGCACTTAGGTCGTTCCTGTTCAGTGAGGCAGATGAAATATGCTTAGACAGATTAATGGGTCTTGGAGATTACAAAGAGCCTTGTCTTACTGTACCACCAACTGATGTCaaaaatataagtatattgCAAGATCATGAGTTAGCCCAGCTTGATACAGTTGCTGCAGCTCTCAGATCAGACATCATTCTGAGGATCAG atATATACTTAGTGAAATGAGACCACCACCTCCTGGAGTTACAGCAGCTTTAGAAATCTTAGCTCGATTAGCAAGGTATTCTCACGAAGCTGCTGTAAGTATTGCTAGTACTCCACAACTACTGGGTACTATCACACAGCATTTTATCCCACTGACAACCGATCGTTTAG TTTCAGAAGATGCAGTGAATGATGTGTATGGTGTTCCAGTACTAGCCGCTATTCGTTTTTGCCGAATTCTCGTTTGTTACGGTGGCAGATTAGTTGCGGAAAACTTGTATTTCTACAAGGTTTTAAATTCCCTACTATCATACATTACAGGTCACTCTGG AAAGCACAGCATTAATTTATGCATCGAAAGTCTTCGACTCTGGAAAATGTTGTTACTTCGTGGTGTGGGATTGGAAAGTGTTGGTGGTGCTCAATTCACAATATTATCCCAATTGCAAAATTTACTTAGCAACCATGATATCGGACCGGCATCTGAATTGGCATGTGAACATGCAGCTGCACTGATAACTGTCGCTGGATTCGAACCTTCTTTAAGATCGCACCTTTCGACACTGCTCTCTAAATGGAGTACGCAATTGGCAACTGTTCCATCACCGACA TGGGCTAGCACAAAACTTGTCGCAATGACACTAATGTCAGCAGGAGATATTTCCCTCATGAAACCATTGCTGATTTCCCAAGGATCCAATATCTTCTCTACGCTGTG TTCCAGCTCGAACCTACTTAGCGGCCTTGTGCAAATTACGGAACGTGATCCATCATCTCTTCCTAACCTTGGAGTCCTAGGACATGAAGGTCAGCTATTGCCCGCAGTCTCGTACAATAGTTGCATACCATTTTTGGCAACGGTACTCAGCGTTCTTTCGAAATCACTCTGTAAGGCTGAAATTCAAACAATTCTGAATCAACCTCAGTTcaagaaatatataaataaacttgAATCAATTGATTGGAGTCTAGAACGGTCATGGTATACACGAATGGAATTATCCCTGGTAACCCAAATCGTTCGCTGTGGAACCCTGTTAGGAGACGAATTGAATTCTGAAATGAGAGAAAGTATTTGGAAACtatcgataaaattgatatcaGCCTTACCTGCTGACGCTCCATTATATGCGAGAGAAATGGTGCGGACTGCTTTGTCCCGAGAAAAATTGCAAGTAGCTTTACTCGTTAACGATCTGGATAAGTTGAAGTTTACTCAGACTGTTATAGAAGTTAATTTAGATCTTCCGGAAAATTTGGTTCGTCtctatgaatattttattaaatgtaATGGTTCCTGGGATCAACCAGCTTTACCAAAAGACTGGCTGTACTTACCACTGGTGGATTTATATTCGAAATGTCGAAATGATTATGATTATTGCGGCTTCAAACATGTCACATATTATTGTAGCGCAGATGATGGTAGACTTATTGCAATAATATTCAGTCTAGAATTAACTTTACCCGAATTAGTGGAACATTTATCGCCTAGTGTGCGATACAGTAGATTATTACTTGCATATTTATGTGATACTTTGTTTTTGGATCAAAATGTGTCACCGTTGTTGACAAAGACTATATCATGCCTTGTAAAAAGGTATTATAAAGAGTTAAATTTCAATACCGAAGTTCCAGGACTGAGTTCTTTCACAGATATGTTTACTACTTTGTGCGAACATTTTTCTGCAACATCCTATGGGAACGAAGGATTTGGAATGACTTTATTAGTACCATTAGCACAGCGGCATGATGTACattacagaaaattattatgGTCTGAACATGCCGGAGCTTTACGCTCACTCAGAACGCCATTGGAAATGTTACCAATGCCCTTACAAGAATATCTATATCCAGTCGAAGAAGATATTTCGTTGATCGAATGTTATTTAACAGCCTTGGCTAAGGGTATAGTGCGTAGAGAATGGTGCCCAGTTATGTACACTGTTGCATTACACCACACTGCCATGAATTTAAAAGaagataaaagtaaaatatctatgaaattcaaaccaagagttgaaaaacttggaaacattgaattgaaaaaagaactGCTAAATTATATCCCGCCCgaatattaa
- the LOC124303588 gene encoding RNA polymerase II-associated protein 1 isoform X2, with protein sequence MTKEEIMKEKMILYSTLDPMTIEYIKNRKQKKLQDKEIVGSMQEEMEVVPCKSDTGASFGQQYETASKYHEQVFSEEDDTNIPKPSAEIIQQVEEKGWLHMDRIESEKLKWMEEMPATSNTTQPEEPYNARFDFNGMLLPFTDENLTVDKGLHHHGEEPERPGYSLQELLQLSRSSTQQQRCMALNTLGNIMEKSRKGWYDQALQPPPLPTLNERNIFLLLRFSLDDSSVAIVTATLQALRSFLFSEADEICLDRLMGLGDYKEPCLTVPPTDVKNISILQDHELAQLDTVAAALRSDIILRIRYILSEMRPPPPGVTAALEILARLARYSHEAAVSIASTPQLLGTITQHFIPLTTDRLVSEDAVNDVYGVPVLAAIRFCRILVCYGGRLVAENLYFYKVLNSLLSYITGHSGKHSINLCIESLRLWKMLLLRGVGLESVGGAQFTILSQLQNLLSNHDIGPASELACEHAAALITVAGFEPSLRSHLSTLLSKWSTQLATVPSPTWASTKLVAMTLMSAGDISLMKPLLISQGSNIFSTLCSSSNLLSGLVQITERDPSSLPNLGVLGHEGQLLPAVSYNSCIPFLATVLSVLSKSLCKAEIQTILNQPQFKKYINKLESIDWSLERSWYTRMELSLVTQIVRCGTLLGDELNSEMRESIWKLSIKLISALPADAPLYAREMVRTALSREKLQVALLVNDLDKLKFTQTVIEVNLDLPENLVRLYEYFIKCNGSWDQPALPKDWLYLPLVDLYSKCRNDYDYCGFKHVTYYCSADDGRLIAIIFSLELTLPELVEHLSPSVRYSRLLLAYLCDTLFLDQNVSPLLTKTISCLVKRYYKELNFNTEVPGLSSFTDMFTTLCEHFSATSYGNEGFGMTLLVPLAQRHDVHYRKLLWSEHAGALRSLRTPLEMLPMPLQEYLYPVEEDISLIECYLTALAKGIVRREWCPVMYTVALHHTAMNLKEDKSKISMKFKPRVEKLGNIELKKELLNYIPPEY encoded by the exons ATGacaaaagaagaaattatgaaagagaaaatgatATTGTACTCAACACTAGACCCTATGACGATAGAAtacataaaaaatagaaaacagaaaaaattacaagacaAAGAAATTGTAGGTAGTATGCAAGAAGAAATGGAAGTTGTACCATGTAAATCAGACACAGGGGCCTCTTTTGGCCAGCAATATGAAACTGCAAGTAAATACCATGAACAGGTTTTTTCTGAGGAAGACGATACAAATATCCCAAAACCATCGGcagaaattattcaacaagTGGAAGAGAAGGGCTGGCTTCACATGGACAGGATAGAATCAGAAAAGTTGAAATGGATGGAAGAAATGCCTGCAACATCAAATACTACCCAGCCAGAAGAACCGTACAACGCACGTTTTGACtttaatg GGATGCTGCTTCCATTTACAGATGAAAATCTGACAGTGGACAAAGGTCTCCATCACCATGGAGAAGAGCCCGAACGGCCAGGTTACTCTCTCCAAGAATTATTGCAGTTGAGTAGATCCTCAACACAGCAACAACGTTGCATGGCTCTCAATACTTTGGGAAATATCATGGAAAAGAGCCGTAAAGGATGGTATGACCAGGCTCTGCAACCTCCGCCATTACCTACACTGAATGAGAGGAATATCTTCCTGCTTTTAAGATTTTCATTGGATGATTCTTCCGTTGCTATTGTTACAGCAACTTTGCAAGCACTTAGGTCGTTCCTGTTCAGTGAGGCAGATGAAATATGCTTAGACAGATTAATGGGTCTTGGAGATTACAAAGAGCCTTGTCTTACTGTACCACCAACTGATGTCaaaaatataagtatattgCAAGATCATGAGTTAGCCCAGCTTGATACAGTTGCTGCAGCTCTCAGATCAGACATCATTCTGAGGATCAG atATATACTTAGTGAAATGAGACCACCACCTCCTGGAGTTACAGCAGCTTTAGAAATCTTAGCTCGATTAGCAAGGTATTCTCACGAAGCTGCTGTAAGTATTGCTAGTACTCCACAACTACTGGGTACTATCACACAGCATTTTATCCCACTGACAACCGATCGTTTAG TTTCAGAAGATGCAGTGAATGATGTGTATGGTGTTCCAGTACTAGCCGCTATTCGTTTTTGCCGAATTCTCGTTTGTTACGGTGGCAGATTAGTTGCGGAAAACTTGTATTTCTACAAGGTTTTAAATTCCCTACTATCATACATTACAGGTCACTCTGG AAAGCACAGCATTAATTTATGCATCGAAAGTCTTCGACTCTGGAAAATGTTGTTACTTCGTGGTGTGGGATTGGAAAGTGTTGGTGGTGCTCAATTCACAATATTATCCCAATTGCAAAATTTACTTAGCAACCATGATATCGGACCGGCATCTGAATTGGCATGTGAACATGCAGCTGCACTGATAACTGTCGCTGGATTCGAACCTTCTTTAAGATCGCACCTTTCGACACTGCTCTCTAAATGGAGTACGCAATTGGCAACTGTTCCATCACCGACA TGGGCTAGCACAAAACTTGTCGCAATGACACTAATGTCAGCAGGAGATATTTCCCTCATGAAACCATTGCTGATTTCCCAAGGATCCAATATCTTCTCTACGCTGTG TTCCAGCTCGAACCTACTTAGCGGCCTTGTGCAAATTACGGAACGTGATCCATCATCTCTTCCTAACCTTGGAGTCCTAGGACATGAAGGTCAGCTATTGCCCGCAGTCTCGTACAATAGTTGCATACCATTTTTGGCAACGGTACTCAGCGTTCTTTCGAAATCACTCTGTAAGGCTGAAATTCAAACAATTCTGAATCAACCTCAGTTcaagaaatatataaataaacttgAATCAATTGATTGGAGTCTAGAACGGTCATGGTATACACGAATGGAATTATCCCTGGTAACCCAAATCGTTCGCTGTGGAACCCTGTTAGGAGACGAATTGAATTCTGAAATGAGAGAAAGTATTTGGAAACtatcgataaaattgatatcaGCCTTACCTGCTGACGCTCCATTATATGCGAGAGAAATGGTGCGGACTGCTTTGTCCCGAGAAAAATTGCAAGTAGCTTTACTCGTTAACGATCTGGATAAGTTGAAGTTTACTCAGACTGTTATAGAAGTTAATTTAGATCTTCCGGAAAATTTGGTTCGTCtctatgaatattttattaaatgtaATGGTTCCTGGGATCAACCAGCTTTACCAAAAGACTGGCTGTACTTACCACTGGTGGATTTATATTCGAAATGTCGAAATGATTATGATTATTGCGGCTTCAAACATGTCACATATTATTGTAGCGCAGATGATGGTAGACTTATTGCAATAATATTCAGTCTAGAATTAACTTTACCCGAATTAGTGGAACATTTATCGCCTAGTGTGCGATACAGTAGATTATTACTTGCATATTTATGTGATACTTTGTTTTTGGATCAAAATGTGTCACCGTTGTTGACAAAGACTATATCATGCCTTGTAAAAAGGTATTATAAAGAGTTAAATTTCAATACCGAAGTTCCAGGACTGAGTTCTTTCACAGATATGTTTACTACTTTGTGCGAACATTTTTCTGCAACATCCTATGGGAACGAAGGATTTGGAATGACTTTATTAGTACCATTAGCACAGCGGCATGATGTACattacagaaaattattatgGTCTGAACATGCCGGAGCTTTACGCTCACTCAGAACGCCATTGGAAATGTTACCAATGCCCTTACAAGAATATCTATATCCAGTCGAAGAAGATATTTCGTTGATCGAATGTTATTTAACAGCCTTGGCTAAGGGTATAGTGCGTAGAGAATGGTGCCCAGTTATGTACACTGTTGCATTACACCACACTGCCATGAATTTAAAAGaagataaaagtaaaatatctatgaaattcaaaccaagagttgaaaaacttggaaacattgaattgaaaaaagaactGCTAAATTATATCCCGCCCgaatattaa